From the genome of Castor canadensis chromosome 4, mCasCan1.hap1v2, whole genome shotgun sequence, one region includes:
- the LOC109698656 gene encoding uncharacterized protein, with product METRFNYEPQEHHLLSDGETKIKIGEPASEEEITAIIKPFPEESDNPREDVLQDSEGREFCEFEDKLNEEDQNLLKKIQYNCDECGQSFSWSTGLIRHQRTHWEKPYECDKCGKAFRMSSALVLHQRIHTGEKPYPCNWCVKSFSRSSDLIKHQRVHTGEKPYKCGECGKAFSQSSDLIIHQRIHTGEKPYQCSHCSKSFSQRSDLVKHERIHTGEKPFMCNQCNKHFSQSSDVIKHQRIHTGEKPYKCDVCGKAFSQSSDLILHQRIHTGEKPYPCNQCSKSFSQNSDLIKHRRIHTGEKPYKCNECGKAFNQSSVLILHQRIHTGEKPYPCNQCSKTFSRLSDLINHKRIHTGEKPYPCNQCNKMFSRRSDLVKHHRIHTGEKPYECDECGKTFSQSSNLILHQRIHTGERPYPCNDCTKSFSRRSDLIKHQRIHTGEKPYACNLCNKSFSQSSDLTKHQRVHSGEKPYHCDSCEKAFSQSSELILHQRIHTGEKPYPCTQCSRSFSQNSDLIKHQRIHTREKPYKCHKCRKFFSQCSALIQHQRTHTGEKPYPCVQCGKSFRQHSGLINHHRIHTGGKPYKCDACGETFITDLTEHERIHTEEKPYQCVQCSRSFNHDLIDHEKFHSEEDSLNVMNVGKPLMYTPPFFSTRDTTSE from the coding sequence ATGGTGAGACTAAGATCAAAATTGGAGAGCCAGCTTCAGAGGAGGAAATTACAGCAATTATTAAACCATTTCCTGAAGAGTCAGACAATCCCAGAGAGGATGTTCTACAGGATTCTGAAGGCAGAGAATTCTGTGAATTTGAAGATAAATTGAATGAAGAGGATCAGAACCTCcttaaaaaaatacagtataacTGTGATGAATGTGGCCAAAGCTTTTCTTGGAGTACAGGCCTTATTAGGCACCAAAGAACTCATTGGGAAAAACCCTATGAATGTGATAAATGTGGAAAGGCCTTTCGTATGAGCTCAGCTCTGGTTCTgcatcagagaattcatactgggGAGAAACCCTATCCTTGTAATTGGTGTGTTAAAAGCTTCAGTCGGAGCTCAGACCTTATCAAACATCAAAGAGTCCACACTGGTGAAAAACCTTATAAATGTggtgaatgtgggaaagccttcagtcaGAGCTCAGATCTTATTATACATCAGAGAATCCATACAGGAGAAAAACCTTATCAATGTAGTCATTGTAGTAAAAGTTTTAGCCAGCGCTCAGACCTGGTTAAACATGAAAGAAtccacacaggagagaagccTTTTATGTGTAACCAGTGTAACAAACATTTCAGTCAGAGTTCTGATGTTATAAAACATCAAAGAATCCATACTGGGGAGAAACCATACAAGTGTGATgtgtgtgggaaagccttcagtcaGAGCTCAGATCTCATTCTACATCAGAGAatccacactggggagaagccataTCCATGTAACCAGTGTAGTAAAAGCTTCAGTCAGAACTCAGACCTCATTAAACATCGAAGGAtccacacaggagagaagccctataAATGTAATGAATGTGGGAAGGCTTTTAATCAGAGCTCAGTCCTCATTCTGCatcaaagaattcacactggagagaaaccctatccATGTAATCAATGTAGCAAAACTTTCAGTAGGCTTTCAGATCTGATTAATCataaaagaattcacactggagagaagccttaCCCATGTAATCAGTGTAATAAAATGTTTAGTCGACGCTCAGATCTTGTTAAGCATCACAGAATTCACACAGGTGAGAAGCCCTACGAATGTGATGAGTGTGGGAAAACCTTTAGTCAGAGCTCCAACCTTATTCTACATCAGAGAATCCACACTGGAGAGAGACCCTACCCATGTAATGATTGTACTAAAAGTTTTAGTCGTCGTTCAGATCTCATAAAGCACCAAAGAATACACACCGGAGAGAAACCATATGCATGTAATCTGTGCAATAAAAGTTTTAGTCAAAGCTCAGACCTCACCAAACATCAGAGAGTACACTCTGGTGAAAAGCCCTATCATTGTGACAGCTGTGAGAAGGCTTTCAGTCAGAGTTCTGAACTTATTcttcatcagagaatccacactggagaaaaaccataTCCGTGCACTCAGTGCAGCAGAAGTTTCAGTCAGAACTCAGACCTCATCAAACACCAGAGAATCCACACTAGAGAAAAACCATATAAATGTCACAAGTGTAGGAAATTTTTCAGTCAGTGCTCAGCTCTTATCCAACATCAGAGAACCCACACTGGGGAGAAACCATATCCATGTGTTCAATGTGGCAAAAGCTTTCGTCAGCACTCTGGTCTCATTAACCATCACAGAATCCACACTGGTGGAAAGCCATATAAGTGTGATGCATGTGGGGAAACCTTCATCACAGATCTTACTGAGCATGAGAGAATCCACACTGAGGAGAAACCCTATCAGTGTGTGCAGTGCAGCAGAAGTTTTAACCATGATCTGATTGATCATGAGAAATTCCATTCTGAGGAAGACAGCCTAAATGTGATGAATGTGGGAAAACCTTTAATGTATACACCACCTTTCTTCAGTACCAGAGATACCACATCAGAGTAA